TCGAGTATCACAACCACTCCAAAGGTATCCTCTCGATCACCGTGGTCGACAAGGACTACCAGGAAGCCTTTGCTCGCGTCAGCAAGAAGATGACCGAGACGGGCGAAAAAATGATGGCCTCCAAAGAGCCGCCGCCGTACATGTGTGGTCACTGCGCGGGCTATGGCGAGTTTATAATGGCCGGCGTCATGCCGGAAGTGGTCTCCACCGATGGCGGTGAGATAACGCTTTGGATGTCCGACAAACCTGAGATGGTGACCAAGCTGCACGCCTTCGCCCAGCGGACAACCGATGAATACAAGAAAATGCACGCCGACATGGCCGAATAATCAGCGCCTTTTCTTTGGACAAATCAACCCCCACTCGGATAATCCGGGTGGGGGTTTTTGGTATACCATCGTACACGCCTGTCGTGCAGCTCCGGGATTAATCCCGTTCAGTCGGTTCTCAATGTGACCGGGACCTCCCCCGCCAATTGTTTATCCCAGTCGAGCCGAGCTGTGAACTGCATCACCAAAAACAGTGTCACGATGGCTAAGATCGTTATTGTCAGGCCGGTATATCCCTCCAGGAAGAAAGCGTAGGAGAAAAGGATCAAATAAACAAACTGCGCCAGCCCGGTCTCCACCAGGGCGAAGCGTACACCCACCACCAATCGCATGTACGAAAGAACCAAAAACACGGAGACCAACGAGCTAATGACACAAGCCCAATGCACGTTGATGTGGTCTACGAGATAGGCCAAAAGCAAGTGGAAAGCAAAGAAGGCTGTGGCCAGAAAAAAATAATTCATAAAGTGTATCTTGATGTTCCTGACCGTGGTCACCATGAACATGACGAAAAAGAAGAAGAACAGCGACACCGGTGCGAAGAAACTGAGGCGACTGACGAACGGTCCGGGGTTGAGCTTCTGTGGCAGGTCCATACCGATCTGTATTCCCGAAATCAGGCTGTCATACTCCCAGATCAAGGTCCAGCCATCTCCGGTTCGCTGCATACTCACCGGCGACATGCTGTTGGCGGGGAAATCGATCTCATCGAAGTCGGTGGTCATGGTCAGTCTGAAGTTTTGAATCTGGGTTACGCCCGAACCGAGAAGATACCACCATTCGTCCATACCGTGCGACCGATAGGATATCTCGACGGTCTTGCGCTCACCCGCCCGCAGCCACAGTTCACGAGAGACTGTACTGCCGGAGGCGTCCAGTTTGGG
This genomic window from Candidatus Zixiibacteriota bacterium contains:
- a CDS encoding inner membrane CreD family protein, yielding MSKRILPLVVIFIFASVAWVTLGSSMELRTDRQDAKLKAAVGQLWGTVQHQRAPRALVKGRIDPIKLSETALSTSDSAFVPVGRAPLPLDSSDISVTLDLDNRKKGLIWYSTYHVDFLGKYVISNPSDIDQFVVFEYSFPAEDGIYDGFAFKIDGDSVPKLDASGSTVSRELWLRAGERKTVEISYRSHGMDEWWYLLGSGVTQIQNFRLTMTTDFDEIDFPANSMSPVSMQRTGDGWTLIWEYDSLISGIQIGMDLPQKLNPGPFVSRLSFFAPVSLFFFFFVMFMVTTVRNIKIHFMNYFFLATAFFAFHLLLAYLVDHINVHWACVISSLVSVFLVLSYMRLVVGVRFALVETGLAQFVYLILFSYAFFLEGYTGLTITILAIVTLFLVMQFTARLDWDKQLAGEVPVTLRTD